A region from the Tahibacter amnicola genome encodes:
- a CDS encoding two-component system response regulator translates to MAREEKGQGSVLIVATNRDDRRVLFDTLDGQNFDAIYTAKDHQQALAFLNQDPDIDIVLIEFVGPAREAVAFCTQMKGDPRLARVPVIGLMAAETEQRQWDWARMPPGVVDWLRSPVDGGEALARIRQVLSGGRGANGNGNGDAPARGNGADRYHFVFEGSLDELVISDPKSGRIIEVNPTFEQRSGFQAAQVVGQPLDTISRSHTREQRAELATRLMREGGVRYRCQKPRADGGSYPVEVVSRLAVRSGKLVHFTIVRDLGELGRLQQSLGLLAEAIEVGAGDEGVKQIVRLLVDWLELDYVTLISARPDHPTDIQPITLYQRVSMPGDAPDPLKQPTLRHVLDGTRVIHLNEAWKRVEQDSFLGYTRFEAFVGLPLRDERRTVLGALLLGRRAALPESSTIVDTLRIAAGRLALELELRRSRDQGKAKALQDALTGLPNRLLFNDRLETTINEAHRTGEMFAVLFVDLDRFKNINDSLGHGVGDQVLDAVSRRLRASVRASDTVARYAGDEFTLILRHIVQREDVLRIAEKIVRVMEVPLTLEDGSELHITASLGISFYPDDATTAERLLKHADVAMYSAKGMGRNNYQTYVAVPEESHQQRIALETKLRVAERNNELRVYYQPQVDSRTEDIVGMEALIRWEHPELGMISPGFFIPLAEETGLIVSIGEWVLRTACVDTKRWQTRFGLPLRVSVNLSALQLRQPNLADIVRSAVDDSGIDPTLLDLEVTESISVKSIPNLLETLQSLRDLGCRISIDDFGTGQSSLDYIRRFPADKIKIDQVFVRNIGVDPDDEAIVQATISMAHSLKLGVVAEGVEIEEHYTFLRDHGCEELQGYLFCRPLAPVSFENMLAERERLFGGAGAEFSMP, encoded by the coding sequence ATGGCGCGCGAAGAAAAGGGACAGGGATCGGTTCTCATCGTCGCGACCAATCGTGATGATCGCCGGGTACTGTTCGACACCCTGGACGGCCAGAATTTCGACGCGATCTACACGGCCAAGGACCACCAGCAGGCCCTGGCTTTCCTCAATCAGGACCCGGACATTGATATCGTCCTGATTGAATTCGTCGGCCCGGCGCGCGAAGCCGTCGCTTTCTGCACCCAGATGAAGGGCGATCCGCGCCTGGCGCGCGTGCCGGTGATCGGCCTGATGGCCGCTGAAACCGAACAGCGCCAGTGGGACTGGGCGCGTATGCCGCCCGGCGTCGTCGATTGGCTGCGCTCTCCCGTCGACGGCGGCGAGGCGCTGGCCCGGATCCGCCAGGTACTGTCCGGTGGCCGCGGTGCCAACGGCAACGGCAATGGCGACGCTCCCGCACGCGGCAACGGAGCAGACCGCTATCACTTCGTGTTCGAGGGCAGTCTCGACGAACTGGTGATTTCCGACCCGAAATCCGGTCGCATCATCGAAGTGAATCCGACTTTCGAGCAACGTTCCGGTTTCCAGGCGGCGCAGGTCGTGGGCCAGCCGCTCGACACCATCAGCAGGAGCCACACGCGGGAGCAGCGCGCGGAACTGGCGACGCGGCTGATGCGCGAAGGTGGCGTGCGGTACCGGTGCCAGAAACCGCGTGCGGATGGCGGCAGCTATCCCGTGGAAGTCGTCTCGCGACTGGCTGTGCGTTCCGGGAAATTGGTGCATTTTACCATTGTGCGCGACCTGGGTGAGCTCGGGCGGCTGCAGCAGTCGCTGGGGCTGCTGGCGGAGGCCATCGAAGTCGGCGCCGGTGACGAGGGCGTCAAGCAGATCGTGCGCCTGCTGGTCGACTGGCTCGAGCTGGACTACGTCACCCTGATTTCCGCCCGGCCGGACCACCCCACGGACATCCAGCCGATCACCCTGTACCAGCGCGTGAGCATGCCCGGCGATGCGCCGGATCCGCTCAAGCAACCGACGTTGCGCCACGTGCTGGACGGCACGCGCGTCATCCACCTCAACGAGGCGTGGAAGCGCGTCGAACAGGATTCCTTCCTCGGCTATACGCGGTTCGAGGCCTTCGTCGGACTGCCGCTGCGCGATGAGCGCCGCACGGTCCTCGGTGCGCTGCTGCTTGGCCGGCGCGCCGCGTTGCCCGAGTCTTCCACCATCGTCGACACGCTGCGGATTGCGGCCGGGCGGCTTGCGCTGGAACTGGAGCTGCGCCGTTCGCGTGACCAGGGCAAGGCGAAGGCGCTGCAGGACGCGCTGACCGGCCTGCCCAACCGTCTGCTGTTCAACGATCGCCTGGAAACCACGATCAACGAGGCGCATCGCACCGGCGAAATGTTCGCCGTGCTGTTTGTCGATCTCGACCGGTTCAAGAACATCAACGATTCGCTGGGTCACGGCGTCGGTGACCAGGTGCTCGATGCCGTGTCGCGGCGCCTGCGCGCCAGTGTGCGTGCGTCCGACACGGTCGCGCGCTACGCCGGCGACGAGTTCACCCTGATCCTTCGCCACATTGTCCAGCGCGAGGATGTCCTTCGCATCGCCGAGAAAATCGTGCGCGTGATGGAAGTGCCGCTGACGCTCGAAGATGGTTCCGAGCTGCATATCACGGCCTCCCTGGGCATCAGCTTCTACCCGGACGATGCCACCACTGCGGAACGGCTGCTCAAGCACGCGGACGTGGCCATGTACAGCGCCAAGGGCATGGGGCGCAATAACTACCAGACCTATGTCGCCGTGCCGGAGGAATCGCACCAGCAGCGCATCGCACTGGAGACGAAGCTGCGCGTGGCCGAGCGCAACAACGAGCTGCGCGTGTACTACCAGCCGCAGGTGGACTCGCGCACCGAAGACATCGTCGGCATGGAGGCGCTGATCCGCTGGGAGCATCCGGAACTGGGCATGATCAGTCCCGGCTTCTTTATCCCGCTGGCGGAAGAGACGGGTCTGATCGTCTCGATCGGCGAATGGGTGCTGCGGACGGCCTGCGTCGACACGAAGCGCTGGCAGACACGCTTCGGTCTTCCGCTGCGCGTCAGCGTGAACCTTTCGGCGCTGCAGCTGCGCCAGCCGAACCTGGCAGACATCGTGCGCAGCGCGGTCGACGACAGCGGTATCGATCCGACCCTGCTCGACCTGGAAGTCACCGAAAGCATCAGCGTCAAATCGATCCCCAACCTGCTCGAAACGCTGCAGTCGCTGCGTGACCTGGGGTGCCGCATTTCGATTGACGACTTCGGCACCGGACAATCGTCGCTGGACTACATCCGCCGTTTTCCGGCCGACAAGATCAAGATCGACCAGGTTTTCGTGCGCAATATCGGCGTGGATCCCGATGACGAGGCGATTGTCCAGGCAACGATCAGCATGGCGCACAGTCTGAAACTGGGCGTGGTCGCCGAAGGCGTGGAGATCGAGGAGCACTACACCTTCCTGCGTGATCACGGCTGCGAGGAACTGCAGGGGTACCTGTTCTGCCGGCCGCTGGCACCGGTGAGCTTTGAGAACATGCTGGCCGAACGCGAGCGCCTGTTCGGCGGAGCCGGGGCGGAGTTTTCGATGCCTTGA
- the rpoE gene encoding RNA polymerase sigma factor RpoE: MGEEISDNVLVERVQKGDKRAFDLLVRRYQHKVVSVISRYINDWAECQDVAQEAFIRAYRAIGAFRGDSAFYTWVYRIAINTAKNHLVSQGRRPPTDDVAVDDAVQLDAGIRLKDSATPERELLRQEIERTVFATVEQLPEELKTAITLREVDGLSYEEIAEQMQCPIGTVRSRIFRAREAIDTQLRPLLADSEV; this comes from the coding sequence ATGGGCGAGGAAATTTCGGACAACGTACTGGTCGAACGCGTGCAGAAGGGCGACAAGCGCGCCTTTGACCTGCTCGTGCGCCGGTACCAGCACAAGGTCGTGAGCGTCATCTCCCGATACATCAACGACTGGGCCGAATGCCAGGATGTCGCGCAGGAGGCTTTCATCCGTGCCTATCGCGCGATCGGCGCCTTCCGCGGCGACAGCGCGTTCTACACCTGGGTCTACCGGATCGCGATCAATACGGCCAAGAACCACCTGGTATCGCAGGGGCGCCGACCGCCCACGGATGACGTCGCCGTGGATGACGCCGTCCAGCTGGATGCCGGGATCCGCCTGAAGGACAGTGCCACGCCCGAACGCGAGCTGCTGCGCCAGGAAATTGAACGAACCGTTTTCGCGACGGTCGAACAGTTGCCGGAAGAGTTGAAGACAGCCATCACGCTTCGCGAAGTCGATGGGCTGTCATACGAAGAGATTGCCGAGCAGATGCAATGTCCGATCGGCACGGTTCGCTCACGGATCTTCCGTGCCCGCGAAGCGATTGATACCCAGTTGCGTCCGCTGCTTGCGGACAGCGAGGTCTGA
- a CDS encoding sigma-E factor negative regulatory protein, translating to MSADIKQELSALMDGEADRDSARFVLRSVDRDQALAAAWTRYHVARDCLRQQPIVSARAGFADSVMARLEAESAAPATDNGRHWLRYAGGGAIAAAVAAIAVIASNPAQPPPVPSAPGMVAATTAPPVAAPIQPAVPYNESALLPAVSPALSQPVSATISGRTYFAPGYLAAPASKSLRAAEPAIFTTTNANGVQYVLMIVPGREARPVDVDASRMPPQQ from the coding sequence ATGAGCGCCGATATCAAACAGGAACTTTCCGCACTGATGGATGGGGAAGCCGATCGCGACTCGGCTCGCTTCGTCTTGCGCTCCGTCGACCGCGACCAGGCGCTTGCCGCTGCCTGGACGCGTTACCACGTGGCGCGCGATTGCCTGCGCCAGCAGCCCATAGTGTCCGCAAGGGCCGGTTTTGCCGATAGCGTGATGGCACGGCTGGAGGCCGAGTCGGCGGCGCCGGCCACTGACAACGGCCGTCATTGGCTGCGTTACGCCGGGGGTGGTGCGATTGCCGCGGCGGTTGCGGCGATTGCAGTGATCGCCTCGAATCCGGCGCAGCCGCCTCCGGTTCCGTCTGCGCCGGGAATGGTGGCAGCCACGACGGCGCCCCCGGTTGCGGCCCCGATCCAGCCCGCCGTGCCCTACAACGAAAGTGCGTTGCTGCCTGCCGTGTCGCCCGCGTTGTCCCAGCCGGTCTCGGCCACGATTTCCGGGCGCACCTACTTCGCACCCGGTTATCTCGCTGCGCCGGCCAGCAAGAGCCTGCGCGCCGCCGAACCGGCCATTTTCACCACGACAAACGCCAATGGTGTCCAGTACGTGCTGATGATCGTCCCGGGCCGGGAGGCGCGTCCGGTGGACGTTGATGCCAGCCGCATGCCCCCTCAGCAGTAG
- a CDS encoding Do family serine endopeptidase → MLKSIALSVAMLALVAGPSSQAVELPDFTPLVDRNGPAVVNIQARQGNDDDPDPSDADGGPGEEEVPEIFRRFFGPGGPGGAPGVPRGPQRGRVSFGSGFLISNDGYILTNNHVVDGADSVTVRLSDRRELDATIVGSDAQYDIALLKVTAADLPAVTIGDSKKLKPGQWVVAIGSPFGFDHSVTAGIVSAVSRSFGGRDQQYVPFIQTDVAINRGNSGGPLFNLDGQVVGINSQIFSNTGGFMGVSFAIPIDTAMSAVKQIKEKGFVSRGMIGVQIQDVNRELAQSLGLPRTGGALVNSVNAGSASDKAGIKVGDVILSFGGVDVVRSSDLPPMVGATIPGTKVDVGVFRDGKTVTIPVTVAELPRDASSRSAAAAADGAATNPLGMVVEDLTAEQRQQLGLKDEGVVVTRITGVAARRAQLQPGDIILMVGKVKVKSSAEFSAAVKSVQPGDSVMLLVRREDASQFIAVTVPKKTS, encoded by the coding sequence ATGCTCAAATCCATCGCCCTGTCGGTCGCCATGCTGGCCCTTGTCGCAGGTCCGTCCAGCCAGGCTGTCGAACTTCCCGATTTCACGCCGCTGGTCGACCGCAATGGTCCCGCGGTGGTCAACATCCAGGCCCGCCAGGGCAATGACGATGACCCGGACCCGTCCGACGCGGACGGTGGCCCTGGTGAAGAAGAGGTGCCTGAAATCTTCCGCCGCTTCTTCGGTCCGGGTGGTCCGGGCGGCGCGCCGGGCGTGCCGCGGGGGCCGCAGCGTGGGCGCGTCTCGTTTGGTTCCGGCTTCCTCATTTCGAACGATGGTTACATTCTGACCAACAATCACGTGGTGGATGGGGCCGATTCGGTGACAGTGCGCCTCTCCGACCGTCGCGAACTCGACGCGACCATCGTGGGCTCCGACGCGCAGTACGACATCGCTCTGCTCAAGGTCACGGCGGCAGATCTTCCTGCCGTCACCATCGGCGATTCCAAGAAACTCAAGCCCGGCCAGTGGGTGGTGGCGATCGGTTCCCCCTTCGGGTTTGATCACTCGGTGACCGCCGGTATCGTCAGTGCCGTCAGTCGCAGTTTTGGTGGCCGCGACCAGCAATATGTTCCCTTTATCCAGACCGACGTCGCCATCAACCGCGGTAACTCGGGTGGCCCGCTGTTCAATCTCGACGGCCAGGTCGTCGGCATCAATTCCCAGATTTTCTCCAACACCGGCGGTTTCATGGGCGTGTCGTTCGCGATTCCCATTGATACTGCGATGAGTGCCGTCAAGCAGATCAAGGAAAAGGGCTTCGTGTCCCGCGGCATGATCGGCGTGCAGATCCAGGACGTGAACCGCGAGCTGGCGCAGTCCCTGGGCCTGCCGCGGACCGGTGGTGCGCTGGTCAATTCCGTCAACGCCGGCAGTGCGTCGGACAAGGCCGGCATCAAGGTCGGCGATGTCATTCTGAGTTTTGGTGGCGTCGATGTGGTGCGTTCGTCGGACCTGCCGCCCATGGTCGGCGCGACCATTCCGGGCACCAAGGTGGACGTCGGCGTGTTCCGTGACGGAAAGACGGTCACGATCCCCGTGACCGTGGCCGAGCTGCCGCGGGATGCCAGCAGCCGCAGTGCGGCCGCCGCGGCGGATGGCGCCGCCACCAATCCGCTGGGAATGGTGGTCGAGGATCTCACCGCCGAGCAGCGCCAGCAGCTGGGCCTGAAGGACGAGGGCGTCGTGGTGACCCGCATCACCGGCGTGGCGGCGCGTCGCGCTCAGCTCCAGCCGGGCGACATCATCCTGATGGTGGGCAAGGTCAAGGTGAAATCCAGTGCGGAGTTCAGCGCTGCCGTGAAGTCGGTCCAGCCCGGCGACAGCGTCATGCTCCTGGTACGTCGCGAAGACGCCAGCCAGTTCATTGCCGTAACGGTTCCGAAGAAGACCAGCTGA
- the lepA gene encoding translation elongation factor 4, with the protein MDHIRNFSIIAHVDHGKSTLADRIIQLCGGLEAREMEAQVLDSNPIERERGITIKAQSVSLPYRAKDGTVYQLNFIDTPGHVDFSYEVSRSLAACEGALLVVDAAQGVEAQSVANCYTAVEQGLEVVPILNKIDLPTADIDRAKEEIEAVIGIDATDAIPISAKTGQNIEAVLEAIVARIPPPRPRDTDKLQALIIDSWFDNYLGVVSLVRVMQGEIKPRDKILVMSTGRWHEVDQVGVFTPKRKVKDRLGAGEVGWVTASIKDVHGAPVGDTLTLNSDPAPHPLPGFQKMQSRVFAGLFPVVADDYPALREALDKLKLNDAALNFEPESSEAMGFGFRCGFLGLLHMDIIQERLEREYDLDLITTAPTVVYEVLQTDGTILALDNPAKLPPVQYVEEIREPIIVADILTPPDYVGNVISLCEEKRGVQRAIHYVATQVKISYELPLAEVVLDFFDKLKSVSRGYASMDYHFLEFRTGPFARLDVLINGDRVDALSLIVHRSLADRRGRDLVEKMKDLIPRQQFDVAIQAAIGSQIIARSTVKALRKNVLAKCYGGDVSRKRKLLEKQKEGKKRMKQVGRVDIPQEAFLAVLQVDSK; encoded by the coding sequence ATGGACCATATCCGAAACTTCTCGATCATTGCCCACGTCGATCATGGCAAGTCCACTCTTGCCGATCGCATCATTCAGCTTTGCGGCGGTCTGGAAGCCCGCGAAATGGAAGCCCAGGTGCTCGATTCCAACCCCATCGAGCGCGAGCGGGGCATCACCATCAAGGCGCAGAGCGTGTCGCTGCCGTACCGCGCGAAGGACGGCACGGTCTACCAGCTCAACTTCATCGACACGCCCGGCCACGTTGACTTCAGCTACGAGGTCAGCCGCTCGCTGGCGGCCTGCGAAGGCGCGCTGCTGGTCGTGGACGCTGCCCAGGGTGTGGAGGCGCAGTCCGTCGCCAATTGCTACACCGCGGTGGAGCAAGGGCTGGAGGTAGTGCCCATCCTGAACAAGATCGACCTTCCCACGGCGGATATCGATCGTGCCAAAGAGGAAATCGAGGCGGTCATCGGCATTGATGCGACCGACGCGATTCCGATCAGCGCCAAGACCGGGCAGAACATCGAGGCCGTGCTCGAAGCCATCGTGGCGCGGATTCCGCCGCCGCGGCCGCGCGACACGGACAAGCTCCAGGCCCTGATCATCGATTCCTGGTTCGACAACTACCTCGGCGTCGTGTCGCTGGTGCGCGTGATGCAGGGCGAAATCAAGCCGCGCGACAAGATCCTGGTCATGTCCACGGGCCGCTGGCACGAAGTCGACCAGGTCGGCGTGTTCACGCCCAAGCGCAAGGTCAAGGATCGCCTGGGTGCCGGTGAAGTGGGCTGGGTGACGGCCTCCATCAAGGATGTCCACGGCGCACCGGTCGGCGATACCCTGACGCTCAATTCCGATCCGGCGCCGCATCCGCTGCCTGGTTTCCAGAAGATGCAGTCGCGCGTGTTTGCCGGCCTGTTCCCGGTGGTCGCGGACGATTATCCGGCCCTGCGCGAAGCCCTGGACAAGCTCAAGCTCAACGACGCCGCGCTCAATTTCGAGCCGGAAAGCTCCGAAGCCATGGGCTTCGGCTTCCGCTGCGGCTTCCTCGGGCTGCTGCACATGGACATCATCCAGGAACGGCTCGAGCGCGAGTACGACCTGGATCTCATCACCACTGCCCCGACCGTGGTCTACGAGGTGCTGCAGACCGACGGCACCATCCTGGCGCTGGATAACCCGGCCAAGCTGCCCCCGGTGCAGTACGTCGAGGAGATCCGCGAGCCGATCATCGTGGCGGACATCCTCACGCCGCCGGACTACGTCGGTAACGTCATCAGCCTGTGCGAAGAAAAGCGCGGTGTGCAACGTGCGATCCATTACGTAGCAACGCAGGTCAAGATCAGCTATGAACTGCCCTTGGCCGAGGTGGTGCTGGACTTCTTCGACAAGCTCAAGTCGGTGTCGCGTGGCTACGCGTCGATGGACTACCACTTCCTGGAATTCCGCACGGGTCCCTTCGCGCGGCTGGATGTGCTGATCAACGGCGACCGTGTCGACGCCTTGAGCCTGATCGTCCATCGCTCCCTGGCCGATCGCCGCGGCCGCGATCTGGTGGAGAAGATGAAAGACCTGATCCCCCGCCAGCAGTTCGACGTGGCGATCCAGGCGGCCATCGGTTCGCAGATCATCGCCAGATCCACCGTCAAGGCGCTTCGCAAGAACGTCCTGGCCAAGTGTTATGGCGGCGACGTCTCGCGCAAACGTAAACTTCTTGAGAAACAGAAGGAAGGCAAGAAGCGCATGAAGCAGGTGGGCCGCGTGGATATCCCGCAGGAAGCCTTCCTGGCTGTCCTGCAGGTCGACAGCAAGTAG
- the lepB gene encoding signal peptidase I, protein MHFDFALILVVLTSVTGVVWGIDSLFFAKGRSKFQSPDQPPREPVLVEYSRSFFPVLLIVLLFRSFLAEPFRIPSGSMMPTLLVGDFILVNKFAYGIRLPVVDKKIIEIGEPSRGDVVVFRYPEDPRQDYIKRVIGLPGDEISYHDRTLYVNGKEVVQDRVGLYDGNDSEARGLIHDGAESLVEHLDGVDHAIIEIPTRPRIREGTWNVPAGHYFVMGDNRDNSQDSRFWGFVPEQNLVGKAFVIWMSWRGLDNGWVEFGRLGKLIK, encoded by the coding sequence ATGCATTTCGATTTCGCCTTGATACTGGTCGTGCTGACATCGGTGACTGGTGTCGTATGGGGCATCGACAGCCTGTTTTTCGCCAAGGGACGCTCGAAATTCCAGAGCCCCGACCAGCCGCCACGCGAGCCGGTCCTGGTGGAATACTCGCGCTCGTTCTTTCCGGTTCTCCTGATCGTGCTGCTGTTTCGCTCGTTCCTGGCCGAGCCTTTCCGGATCCCGTCCGGGTCGATGATGCCGACCCTGCTGGTGGGCGATTTCATCCTGGTCAACAAGTTTGCCTACGGCATCCGCCTGCCGGTAGTGGACAAGAAAATCATCGAAATCGGCGAGCCCAGCCGTGGTGACGTGGTGGTGTTCCGCTACCCGGAGGACCCGCGCCAGGATTACATCAAGCGGGTGATCGGCCTGCCGGGGGATGAGATTTCCTACCATGACCGCACGCTGTACGTGAACGGCAAGGAGGTCGTGCAGGACCGCGTCGGCCTTTACGACGGCAATGACAGCGAAGCCCGTGGCCTGATCCATGACGGTGCAGAATCGCTGGTCGAGCACCTGGACGGCGTCGATCACGCCATCATCGAGATTCCGACCCGTCCCCGTATCCGCGAGGGCACGTGGAATGTGCCAGCTGGTCATTATTTCGTGATGGGTGATAATCGCGATAATAGCCAGGACAGCCGGTTCTGGGGCTTCGTGCCCGAGCAGAACCTCGTCGGCAAGGCGTTCGTCATCTGGATGAGCTGGCGCGGCCTGGACAACGGCTGGGTCGAGTTCGGACGGCTCGGAAAATTGATCAAGTAG
- a CDS encoding DUF4845 domain-containing protein, with the protein MTRKQRGITLIGFAIILAIVGFFAFIAMKLVPVYSEYMGVVKSMNLVRNEANIGQKSIEEIRQSLSIKMDSQYVDSKTIPPQQIQLKKQGGSASLRIYYDRRVDFIYNVDLLVSFDKTVDLTGPSL; encoded by the coding sequence ATGACGCGCAAACAACGCGGTATCACGTTGATCGGTTTTGCCATCATCCTCGCGATTGTCGGGTTTTTCGCTTTCATCGCGATGAAACTGGTCCCTGTCTATTCGGAATACATGGGCGTGGTGAAGTCCATGAACCTGGTGCGTAACGAGGCGAACATCGGTCAGAAGTCGATCGAGGAAATCCGCCAGTCGCTGTCGATCAAGATGGACTCGCAGTATGTCGACAGCAAGACGATTCCGCCGCAGCAGATCCAGCTCAAGAAGCAGGGTGGTTCGGCCAGCCTGCGCATCTACTACGACCGTCGCGTCGATTTCATCTACAACGTCGACCTGCTGGTCAGTTTCGACAAGACCGTCGACCTGACGGGTCCGTCGCTCTGA
- the rnc gene encoding ribonuclease III: MAAPRFPHVFRDPGLYTQALTHRSAGRPNNERLEFLGDSLVGMLVAEMLFEAHPRADEGELTRLRAQLVSGAALAEVARDLDLGDQLRLGTGELKSGGFRRDSILADAFEALVAAVYLDAGWDACRQCVRTLFAQRVATLRIPEKDAKTRLQELLQSKGKPLPAYTLIASTGEDHAKTFDIECVIESPPLRLAGQGSSRRAAEQMAAAAALVHIKEIFANER; encoded by the coding sequence TTGGCAGCTCCCCGATTTCCGCACGTCTTCCGGGATCCGGGCCTGTATACGCAGGCCCTGACCCATCGCAGTGCCGGCCGCCCCAACAATGAACGCCTGGAATTCCTTGGCGACTCACTCGTGGGCATGCTGGTGGCGGAGATGCTGTTCGAAGCCCATCCGCGCGCGGACGAGGGCGAGCTCACGCGCCTGCGCGCGCAACTGGTGAGTGGCGCGGCGCTGGCGGAGGTCGCGCGCGACCTGGACCTGGGTGACCAGCTGCGACTGGGCACTGGCGAGCTCAAGAGTGGTGGGTTCCGGCGTGATTCGATCCTCGCTGACGCATTCGAGGCGCTGGTCGCGGCGGTGTATCTGGATGCCGGATGGGACGCCTGCCGCCAGTGCGTCCGCACGTTGTTTGCGCAACGGGTGGCGACGTTGCGGATCCCGGAAAAAGATGCGAAGACCCGCCTGCAGGAATTGCTCCAGTCCAAGGGCAAGCCGCTGCCCGCCTACACGCTGATTGCCAGCACCGGCGAGGATCACGCCAAGACTTTCGACATCGAGTGCGTGATCGAGTCGCCGCCCCTGCGCCTGGCCGGACAGGGATCGAGCCGGCGTGCCGCCGAACAGATGGCGGCAGCCGCCGCGCTGGTACACATCAAGGAAATTTTTGCGAATGAGCGATGA
- the era gene encoding GTPase Era — protein MAVAPDHRCGLVALLGRPNVGKSTLLNALIGFRVSIVSPKPQTTRHRILGIATRPGAQLLFVDTPGMHASAKRAINRQLNRAARHAIEEVDVLVHVVEAGRWTDEDEQVWQAMKASGKPALLAINKVDAMKDREKLLPFIDSLTRERAYAAVLLVSARRRDGLDVLEREIVARLPLAPPVYGEDEITDRSERFLAAELVREQLMRQLGQELPYSCTVEIEQFGVREDGITEIGAVVWVERAGQKAIVIGAAGARLKEVGTAARLSMERLFERRIFLKLWVRVRENWSDDEAALKRFGYEG, from the coding sequence ATGGCTGTCGCGCCGGACCACCGGTGCGGGCTGGTCGCCCTGCTCGGCAGGCCGAACGTCGGCAAGTCCACGTTGTTGAACGCCCTGATCGGGTTTCGCGTCAGCATCGTGAGTCCCAAGCCCCAGACCACGCGGCACCGCATCCTGGGCATTGCCACGCGTCCCGGCGCGCAGCTGCTGTTTGTCGACACGCCGGGCATGCACGCCAGCGCCAAGCGCGCGATCAACCGCCAGCTCAACCGGGCGGCGCGCCACGCCATCGAGGAAGTCGATGTGCTGGTACACGTGGTCGAGGCCGGGCGCTGGACCGATGAGGATGAGCAGGTCTGGCAGGCGATGAAGGCGTCCGGAAAACCGGCACTGCTGGCGATCAACAAGGTCGACGCCATGAAGGACCGGGAAAAGTTGCTGCCCTTTATCGATTCGTTGACCCGCGAGCGCGCCTACGCCGCGGTGTTGCTGGTGTCGGCGCGTCGCCGTGACGGCCTGGATGTCCTGGAACGTGAAATCGTCGCACGCCTGCCGCTGGCGCCGCCGGTATACGGAGAGGACGAGATCACGGACCGCAGCGAACGTTTCCTGGCGGCCGAACTCGTCCGTGAACAGCTGATGCGGCAGCTGGGCCAGGAACTGCCGTATTCCTGCACCGTCGAAATCGAGCAATTTGGCGTGCGTGAAGACGGCATTACCGAGATCGGTGCCGTCGTGTGGGTGGAACGTGCCGGACAGAAGGCCATCGTGATCGGCGCGGCCGGCGCCCGCCTCAAGGAAGTGGGCACTGCGGCGCGCCTGTCGATGGAGCGCCTGTTCGAACGGCGTATCTTCTTGAAGCTGTGGGTGCGCGTTCGCGAGAATTGGTCGGACGACGAGGCGGCGCTCAAGCGCTTCGGCTACGAAGGCTGA
- the recO gene encoding DNA repair protein RecO: MRIDDQPGWILHARPYRETSVLLECLSREFGRVGLVARGVRKDKPRQPRALLQAFAPVSFSWAGQGELATLVGVDARGQPPVLQGEALMCGMYVNELVIRLVQRQDPLPDLFDCYESTLYRLAQPLSRPWTLRRFERDLLSEIGYGVAAEEADTGDELDAEADYAYVPEHGAVRWANQPDALRLRGSALLALIEDSEPHPRDLATLRLLMRALISHQLGGASLRSWSLLAPPSRQDSPSR; encoded by the coding sequence ATGCGCATTGACGATCAGCCCGGCTGGATCCTCCATGCCCGGCCGTACCGGGAAACCAGCGTCCTGCTCGAATGCCTGAGCCGTGAATTCGGCCGTGTCGGGCTGGTCGCCCGCGGCGTGCGCAAGGACAAACCACGTCAACCCCGGGCCCTGCTCCAGGCGTTTGCCCCGGTGAGCTTCAGCTGGGCGGGGCAGGGTGAACTGGCGACGCTCGTTGGCGTCGATGCCCGCGGGCAGCCCCCGGTACTGCAGGGTGAGGCGCTGATGTGCGGGATGTACGTCAATGAGCTGGTCATCCGGCTGGTACAGCGGCAGGACCCCCTCCCGGACCTGTTCGACTGCTACGAATCCACCCTGTATCGACTGGCGCAGCCGCTTTCCCGTCCGTGGACGCTGCGGCGGTTCGAACGCGACCTGCTTTCCGAGATCGGTTACGGCGTTGCCGCGGAGGAAGCGGATACGGGCGATGAGCTTGATGCGGAAGCCGACTACGCCTACGTCCCGGAGCACGGCGCCGTCCGCTGGGCCAACCAGCCTGACGCGCTGCGCTTGCGCGGTTCGGCCCTGCTGGCATTGATCGAAGACAGTGAACCACACCCGCGGGATCTGGCCACGCTTCGCTTGTTGATGCGCGCCCTGATCAGCCACCAGCTGGGCGGCGCCAGCCTGCGCTCCTGGAGCCTGCTTGCGCCCCCGTCGCGCCAGGACTCGCCATCACGCTAG